One Cervus canadensis isolate Bull #8, Minnesota chromosome 31, ASM1932006v1, whole genome shotgun sequence genomic region harbors:
- the LOC122432268 gene encoding olfactory receptor 4A47-like: MEPRNNVTYFVLLGLTKNPKEQKVFFLLFLFFYILTMVGNLLIVLTITVSKTLNSPMYFFLSCLSFIDLTDSSSINPRLISDLFLGKNTISFESCMTQLFTEHFFGGSELSILLVMAYDHYVAICKPLNYLVIMRQRVCVVLLIVSYFGGFLHSIIQLSTIYGLPFCGPNVIDHFMCDIYPLLKLVCTDIYVIGVLVLANGGLMCIILFLLLLVSYGVILHSLKNLSQEGRRKVLQTCGSHITVVVCFFFPCIFMYARPAKTFPIDKSLSMFYTVISPMLNPLIYSLRNSELTNAMKKLWRKICLIK; this comes from the coding sequence ATGGAGCCAAGGAACAATGTAACTTACTTTGTCTTGCTGGGCCTCACAAAGAATCCAAAGGAACAGaaagtcttttttcttctgttcctgTTCTTCTACATTTTGACTATGGTGGGAAATCTGCTCATTGTCCTGACTATAACTGTCAGTAAGACCCTGAACTCACcaatgtacttttttctttcctgcttatCATTTATAGATCTAACTGATTCCTCTTCTATTAATCCTAGATTGATTTCAGACTTGTTCCTTGGGAAAAATACCATATCCTTTGAATCTTGCATGACCCAGCTATTTACAGAACATTTTTTTGGTGGATCCGAGTTATCTATTCTGctggtgatggcctatgaccactatgtggccatctgtaagccccTGAATTATTTGGTGATCATGAGGCAGAGGGTGTGTGTTGTCCTGCTGATAGTGTCCTATTTTGGAGGTTTTCTGCACTCAATTATTCAACTTAGCACCATTTATGGACTCCCCTTCTGTGGCCCCAATGTCATTGATCACTTTATGTGTGACATATACCCCTTATTGAAACTTGTCTGTACTGACATCTATGTCATCGGTGTCTTAGTGTTGGCTAATGGAGGACTGAtgtgcattattttatttctgctcttactCGTCTCCTATGGAGTCATCCTGCACTCTCTGAagaacctgagtcaggaagggagGCGGAAAGTCCTCCAGACCTGTGGTTCCCACATCACTGTggttgtctgtttcttttttccctgcaTTTTCATGTATGCAAGACCTGCTAAGACCTTCCCCATTGACAAATCATTGAGCATGTTTTATACAGTCATAAGCCCCATGCTGAACCCATTAATTTACAGTCTAAGAAATTCTGAGTTGACCAATGCTATGAAGAAACTCTGGAGAAAAATATGTCTTATCAAGTAG